A region of Campylobacter armoricus DNA encodes the following proteins:
- a CDS encoding motility associated factor glycosyltransferase family protein produces MNKELFLKNTQALFEVDQILAYNLRKLTSTQRFQLIDNKIFDTQNQIFLDKNHSFDFEKFNLYPVLFFYGFGDGIFFIELLKNQHLKHIIVFEEELEILYLAFHLFDFTTLLQKEKLILFYPPNINTAQLKILFNYPHIKHTLKIFNFHFYNDFYINFYTPNAQNIMQNLLNLVKSLMLTRGNDPKDALIGIKHNVINLEKIIFSSPFKNFLKERKAKAKNAIIVSTGPSLTKQLPLLKQYQENVVIFCADSSYPILAKENIQPDYVFSLERVDFTSEFFNNDFKDFDKNVLFIISSLTHPKTIEYLEKNGREYMLVLRPLFFESKLGLNEYGFLGNGLSVANMAYELAGALKFENIILIGQDLAYSDDGKSHPKEHLYGDQGDEEVVYKKIPAYGGLGEVKTQLTWYLFLKSFEKDIALTRDVLKITTYNATEGGARIEGSIEKPFKELCETLLKEKIDKSFVLSKPKNPSKKLKQCKEKLQKQIKQSENFIKECQKALKEQNLEKLEKLRIKLPQSEFFSDILQARCFQNECEVLRYKVSKDLDKKYFLNSQLAFFEEVILYLEKYNQTIKENLKV; encoded by the coding sequence ATGAATAAAGAATTATTTTTAAAAAACACCCAAGCTCTTTTTGAAGTTGATCAAATATTAGCCTATAATCTAAGAAAATTAACCAGCACTCAAAGATTTCAACTTATAGATAATAAAATTTTTGATACACAAAATCAAATCTTTTTAGATAAAAACCACTCTTTTGACTTTGAAAAATTCAATCTATATCCAGTGTTATTTTTTTATGGTTTTGGTGATGGAATTTTTTTTATAGAACTTTTAAAAAATCAACACCTAAAGCATATTATAGTTTTTGAAGAAGAATTAGAAATTTTATATCTTGCTTTTCATTTATTTGATTTTACTACTCTTTTACAAAAAGAAAAACTCATTTTATTTTACCCACCAAATATCAATACAGCTCAACTTAAAATTTTATTTAACTACCCTCATATCAAACATACTTTAAAAATTTTTAATTTTCATTTTTATAATGATTTTTATATTAATTTTTATACACCAAATGCTCAAAATATTATGCAAAATTTATTAAATTTAGTTAAGAGCTTAATGCTAACTCGAGGAAATGATCCAAAAGATGCATTAATTGGAATTAAACATAATGTTATCAATCTTGAAAAAATTATCTTCAGTTCTCCTTTTAAAAATTTTTTAAAAGAAAGAAAAGCTAAAGCTAAAAATGCCATCATAGTTTCAACCGGACCATCTTTAACAAAACAATTGCCTTTATTAAAACAATACCAAGAAAATGTTGTGATTTTTTGTGCTGATAGTTCTTATCCTATTTTAGCTAAAGAAAATATCCAGCCTGATTATGTATTTTCCTTAGAAAGAGTTGATTTTACAAGTGAATTTTTTAATAATGATTTTAAAGATTTTGATAAAAATGTTTTATTTATCATATCTTCTTTAACCCATCCTAAAACCATAGAATACTTAGAAAAAAATGGTAGAGAATATATGCTTGTTTTAAGGCCTTTATTTTTTGAAAGTAAGCTTGGATTAAACGAATATGGCTTTTTGGGAAATGGATTAAGTGTTGCAAATATGGCTTATGAGCTAGCAGGTGCATTAAAGTTTGAAAATATCATTTTAATAGGTCAAGATCTAGCATATAGTGATGATGGTAAATCTCATCCTAAAGAACACCTATATGGCGATCAAGGAGATGAAGAAGTAGTTTATAAAAAAATTCCTGCTTATGGTGGATTAGGTGAGGTTAAAACTCAACTAACTTGGTATTTATTTTTAAAAAGTTTTGAAAAAGATATTGCTCTAACAAGAGATGTTTTAAAAATCACCACTTACAATGCCACTGAAGGTGGAGCTAGGATAGAAGGAAGTATAGAAAAACCTTTCAAAGAATTATGTGAAACTTTATTAAAAGAAAAAATTGATAAAAGTTTTGTTTTATCAAAACCAAAAAATCCTAGCAAAAAGCTAAAACAATGCAAGGAAAAATTACAAAAACAAATCAAACAAAGTGAAAATTTTATCAAAGAGTGTCAAAAAGCCTTAAAAGAACAAAATTTAGAAAAACTTGAAAAATTAAGAATCAAACTGCCACAAAGCGAATTTTTCTCAGATATTTTACAAGCTAGATGTTTTCAAAATGAATGTGAAGTTTTAAGATATAAAGTTAGTAAAGATTTAGATAAAAAGTATTTTTTAAATTCTCAACTAGCTTTTTTTGAAGAAGTTATCCTTTATTTAGAAAAATACAATCAAACCATAAAAGAAAATTTAAAGGTCTAA
- a CDS encoding motility associated factor glycosyltransferase family protein: protein MQKTLFEKNINALNNIPLKEKLKNFQQNHFRVIIGNDPLDINFINNGGGYRLYEDVLLQLNEKLNLYNDKYLLYPVLYFYGFGNGILYKALLQNKNRQKIVVFEKELEFIYLSFHYIDFSEELKNNALIVLDTNDLKAIDFQMLFFNNPFFNFLRVYFLDIHCDYYEKYQEDILKLNITIQEHIKQIVLSNGNSSQDALMGIENFIYNLPKIISNHSFKQLCLKRKKQANNAIIVSTGPSLIKQLPLLKQYANYASIICADSAYPILAKYDIKPDYVLSLERTEVTSEFFNNDFKEFDKDIVFVLANVVHKNTITFLNKNHTIVFLQRSSGFTHHLGLKKFGSLHSSPSVATMAYFLALNLEFENIIFIGQDLAYAKDGSSHPKEYHYSANYESTSYEHEEVLAYGGDGLVKTHETWMIFKQMLEFFISSSTHITTYNCTEGGARINHTIEKPFKQVCEQLLTKKLNKPFVKLEKLNENKQKELMLKAFYKIHQVIKLCKSLSIECLDLSNRLNFMGNDEKNFSSLIKELDCFKIKFEKIKVLKELLNPLNTQFELNLARIYVLNPKTKEDVFNKNYLWIKEHLEWLELIIGHIKKLQESLEKNIINLEKELINKNLQKQIFRIKNASL, encoded by the coding sequence ATGCAAAAAACTTTATTTGAAAAAAACATAAACGCATTAAATAACATACCATTAAAAGAAAAATTAAAAAATTTTCAACAAAATCATTTTAGAGTAATTATAGGCAATGATCCTTTAGATATTAATTTTATAAATAATGGGGGGGGGTATAGGCTTTATGAAGATGTGCTTTTGCAATTAAATGAAAAATTAAATTTATACAATGATAAATATCTTTTATATCCTGTGCTTTATTTTTATGGATTTGGAAATGGAATTTTATATAAAGCTCTTTTACAAAATAAAAACAGACAAAAGATTGTTGTTTTTGAAAAAGAATTAGAATTTATTTATTTAAGTTTTCATTATATAGATTTTAGTGAAGAATTAAAAAATAATGCTTTGATTGTTTTGGATACTAATGATTTAAAAGCGATTGATTTTCAAATGCTTTTTTTCAACAACCCTTTTTTTAATTTCTTGCGTGTGTATTTTTTAGATATTCATTGTGATTATTATGAAAAATATCAAGAAGATATTTTAAAACTCAATATAACAATACAAGAACACATCAAGCAAATTGTATTAAGTAATGGAAATTCTTCCCAAGATGCTCTAATGGGTATAGAAAATTTTATCTATAATTTACCTAAAATTATTAGTAATCATTCTTTTAAGCAATTATGTTTAAAAAGAAAAAAACAAGCAAACAATGCTATTATAGTTTCAACTGGACCTTCTTTAATCAAACAACTTCCTTTGTTAAAACAATATGCTAATTATGCTAGTATAATTTGTGCTGATAGTGCTTATCCTATACTAGCAAAATATGATATAAAACCTGATTATGTTTTATCTTTGGAAAGAACTGAAGTTACAAGTGAATTTTTTAATAATGATTTTAAAGAATTTGATAAAGATATAGTGTTTGTATTGGCTAATGTTGTTCATAAAAATACAATTACATTTTTAAATAAAAATCATACAATTGTGTTTTTACAAAGAAGTTCAGGTTTTACTCATCATCTTGGATTAAAAAAATTTGGTAGTTTGCATTCATCTCCAAGTGTAGCAACTATGGCATATTTTTTAGCTCTAAATTTAGAATTTGAAAATATCATTTTTATAGGACAAGACTTAGCCTATGCAAAAGATGGTTCTTCTCATCCTAAAGAATATCACTATAGTGCAAATTACGAAAGCACTAGTTATGAGCATGAAGAAGTTTTAGCTTATGGTGGAGATGGTTTGGTTAAAACACATGAAACTTGGATGATTTTTAAACAAATGTTAGAATTTTTTATTTCTTCTAGCACACATATCACAACCTATAATTGCACTGAAGGTGGAGCTAGAATCAATCACACCATAGAAAAACCTTTCAAACAAGTATGCGAACAACTTCTAACAAAAAAACTTAATAAGCCTTTTGTAAAACTTGAAAAATTAAATGAAAATAAACAAAAAGAATTAATGCTAAAGGCATTTTATAAAATTCACCAAGTCATAAAGCTATGTAAATCTTTAAGTATAGAATGTCTTGATCTATCAAATAGATTAAATTTTATGGGAAATGATGAAAAGAACTTTTCATCATTAATTAAAGAGTTAGATTGTTTTAAAATTAAATTTGAAAAAATAAAAGTTTTAAAAGAATTACTTAATCCTTTAAATACTCAATTTGAACTTAACTTAGCTCGAATTTATGTATTAAATCCTAAAACAAAAGAAGATGTTTTTAACAAAAATTATCTTTGGATTAAAGAGCATTTAGAATGGTTAGAACTTATAATAGGTCATATAAAAAAACTACAAGAAAGTCTTGAAAAAAATATTATCAATTTAGAAAAAGAACTGATAAATAAAAATCTCCAAAAGCAAATTTTTAGAATAAAAAATGCTTCACTTTGA